The genome window GACGCCGTCGACGGACTCGGCGACCGTGCCGAGCGCGCCGGTCAGGCCGAGGCGGCGGGCGATCACCTGGGCGATCTCCACGGGCGCGGCCGTGACCAGCCAGACCTTCTGCCCGGCGTCGAGGTGGGCCTGGGCCAGGGCGCGGGTGCCCGGCCAGATGCGCTCGGCCATGTACTCGTCGTAGATCTCCTCGCCGATGATCGTCAGTTCGGCGACGCGATGGCCCTGGACGATGGAGAGCGCGGAGTTCTGGGCGTCCTGCATGTGCTCGGGGTCCTCGGACCCCGCCAGCCTGAACCAGGCCTGCTGCCAGGCGAATCGGGCGAGGTCGCGGGTCTCGAAGAACTTCCGCTTGTACAGGCCCCGGCCGAAGTGGAAGAGCGAGGCGCCCTGCATGACGGTGTTGTCGAGATCGAAGAACGCGGCGGCCCTGTCGTCGCCGAGGACCGGGAATTCCGGTTCCTGGGCGGCGGTGTCGGGCGCGGGGGAGATGTCCTCCAACTCCTGGGAGGACTTGCGCGCTGCCTCCGCAGAGGCCT of Streptomyces phaeolivaceus contains these proteins:
- a CDS encoding HAD family hydrolase, with protein sequence MAALGWLTPRRRSATARSVLAGEASAEAARKSSQELEDISPAPDTAAQEPEFPVLGDDRAAAFFDLDNTVMQGASLFHFGRGLYKRKFFETRDLARFAWQQAWFRLAGSEDPEHMQDAQNSALSIVQGHRVAELTIIGEEIYDEYMAERIWPGTRALAQAHLDAGQKVWLVTAAPVEIAQVIARRLGLTGALGTVAESVDGVYTGRLVGEPLHGPAKAEAVRALAAAEDLDLSRCAAYSDSHNDIPMLSLVGHPYAINPDSKLRRHARDMDWRLRDYRTARKAAKVGLPAAAGVGAVAGGTAAAIALHRRRR